One window from the genome of Methylomarinovum caldicuralii encodes:
- a CDS encoding DUF1826 domain-containing protein — translation MNGNPVDPLQFDFNKLWPATAQIPGYRDWLADVELLVTAFCELFERREAGLRLRTLDKAMCPRFHVDRVPARMICSYGGIGTEWLPEYAFERAKLGMGGCGFPDAESGLIADPTAIRQMPAYAVGLMKGENWEGNEGHGLVHRSPQPTAVQPRRLLLTLDML, via the coding sequence GTGAACGGTAACCCGGTCGATCCGCTGCAATTCGACTTCAACAAGCTATGGCCGGCAACCGCACAAATACCCGGTTATCGAGACTGGCTGGCCGATGTCGAGTTACTGGTCACGGCGTTCTGCGAACTGTTCGAACGCCGTGAAGCCGGTTTACGCCTAAGGACACTGGATAAAGCCATGTGCCCGCGCTTCCACGTCGACCGGGTGCCGGCGCGGATGATTTGCAGTTACGGCGGCATCGGTACCGAATGGCTACCGGAATATGCATTCGAGCGCGCCAAATTGGGCATGGGCGGTTGCGGCTTTCCGGATGCCGAATCCGGCCTGATTGCCGATCCCACCGCAATCCGGCAAATGCCCGCTTACGCGGTGGGACTGATGAAAGGCGAAAACTGGGAAGGCAACGAAGGTCATGGCTTAGTGCATCGCTCGCCGCAGCCAACCGCCGTGCAGCCACGCAGATTGTTGTTGACTCTGGATATGCTGTAG
- a CDS encoding formylmethanofuran dehydrogenase subunit A: MLIKLTGGRIYDPAQNLHGEQRDLFIQDGLMANDPGPDAHFDAVYDLAGKIVMAGAIDIHSHIAGGNVNTARLLLPEQHRNHMARRLNHPFSTAKWSTTDTGYRYARMGYTTVVEPAMLPVDALDVHLQMADIPILDTAALAILGNDDLLLRLMRSKASQNQINDYVAWTLNATRAMGLKIINAGGANAFKSNVRQFGLDDIVPDYGVSSRQILQTLQTAACQIGVPHPLHVHCNNLGIPGNVDTIVATMDAAQGLPMHLAHVQFYAYGSEGAKGFSSAAAKLLEAFNRHPNITMDVGQVLFGQTVTISGDVIAQYSRHADASPSKYVMWDAETEGSGGVVPYRYREASFVNTLQWAIGLELFLLAEAPERLFFTTDHPNGAPFTAYPELLRLLMDADYRQQCMARLNQEALALTLLPNLKRELSLSEVATMTRSAAAKLLGLNDRGHLAPGAIADIVVYDPHTRSDQAAGSRPDYQAMFANAALLFKNGRLVVQDGVVIERPTGLAQTVSPIYDTGITRTVKQHFDRFYSLKLSQYGVNDADFDYLGQPRFRNIALS; encoded by the coding sequence TTGCTGATCAAGTTAACGGGTGGGCGGATTTACGATCCCGCGCAAAACCTACACGGCGAACAGCGTGACCTGTTCATTCAAGATGGACTGATGGCAAATGATCCCGGTCCGGATGCGCACTTCGACGCGGTTTATGATCTGGCGGGCAAAATTGTCATGGCCGGGGCCATCGACATTCACAGCCACATCGCCGGCGGTAACGTCAACACTGCCCGGCTGTTGCTACCGGAACAGCATCGCAACCACATGGCCCGGCGGCTTAACCATCCCTTCAGCACCGCCAAATGGTCTACCACCGACACCGGCTACCGCTACGCCCGCATGGGCTACACCACCGTGGTCGAACCGGCGATGCTGCCGGTCGACGCGTTGGACGTGCATCTGCAAATGGCCGACATTCCAATTCTGGACACCGCCGCGCTGGCGATACTGGGCAACGACGATTTATTGCTGCGGTTGATGCGGTCCAAGGCCAGCCAGAACCAGATCAACGATTACGTGGCCTGGACCTTGAACGCCACCCGCGCGATGGGCCTGAAGATCATCAACGCCGGCGGCGCCAACGCCTTTAAAAGTAACGTCCGCCAATTCGGCCTGGACGACATCGTGCCGGATTACGGCGTCAGCTCGCGGCAAATTCTGCAAACCCTGCAAACTGCCGCCTGCCAGATCGGCGTACCGCATCCGCTGCACGTCCATTGCAACAACCTCGGCATTCCCGGCAACGTCGACACCATCGTTGCCACCATGGACGCCGCGCAAGGCTTGCCGATGCACCTTGCCCACGTGCAGTTCTACGCCTACGGCAGCGAAGGCGCGAAAGGCTTTTCGTCGGCGGCGGCCAAACTGCTGGAAGCCTTCAATCGCCACCCCAACATCACCATGGACGTCGGCCAAGTGCTGTTCGGCCAAACGGTGACGATCTCCGGCGATGTAATTGCCCAATACAGCCGCCACGCCGACGCCAGCCCGAGCAAATACGTGATGTGGGACGCCGAAACAGAAGGCTCCGGCGGCGTGGTGCCGTACCGTTACCGCGAAGCCAGCTTCGTCAACACCCTGCAATGGGCGATCGGTTTGGAACTGTTTTTACTGGCCGAGGCGCCGGAACGGCTGTTTTTTACCACCGACCACCCCAATGGCGCACCATTTACCGCCTACCCGGAACTGTTGCGCTTACTGATGGACGCCGACTACCGGCAGCAGTGCATGGCACGTCTGAATCAGGAAGCCTTGGCACTGACCCTGCTGCCGAATTTGAAGCGCGAACTGAGCTTGAGCGAAGTTGCCACCATGACCCGCTCCGCCGCTGCCAAATTGCTGGGCCTCAACGATCGCGGTCATCTCGCCCCTGGCGCCATCGCCGACATTGTGGTTTACGATCCGCACACGCGATCCGACCAAGCCGCTGGTTCTCGTCCCGATTACCAAGCCATGTTCGCTAACGCCGCACTGCTGTTCAAAAACGGCCGCCTGGTGGTGCAGGACGGTGTGGTGATCGAGCGGCCGACCGGTCTGGCGCAAACCGTCAGCCCGATCTACGACACCGGCATCACCCGCACCGTCAAACAGCATTTCGACCGTTTTTACAGTTTGAAACTCAGTCAATACGGGGTCAACGATGCCGATTTCGATTATCTCGGGCAGCCGCGTTTCCGCAATATTGCCTTGTCTTAG
- a CDS encoding IS4 family transposase codes for MFSLALGDARLNRRLCRVIEAMANDPMASVPNVCGGGWAETKAAYRLLDNARLDFREVLRAHSVPTLERIRQQSRVLCLQDTTELDYSGRPSMAGLGRLNYEQRQGLYLHPTLVISEAGVALGVTDCWHWARLPKGEPDLAESLRWVEGYERVAEMAALAPETRLVYVADREGDLRALIDRAEQLGFAADYLIRVQHDRKLNDPLDGKLRAAVEAQPVLGTIAFDLPAGGNRPARQVTQTIRLARVELKTRSGPGPQVTVILAREEAPPEGQEAVEWCLITNEKITTLEQARARIEWYRKRWWIEVYFRILKSGCRIEALQLRTRERLERALVLYLIVAWRILMLMTLGREHPEWCCEVVFSVEEWQTAWAIHHRTPPPATPPDLGTIVRIVAGFGGWLGRKNDPPPGPKALWQGMTKLSAYVEAVTAIRAAEIKFPQRKRIRH; via the coding sequence ATTTTTTCCCTGGCGCTGGGCGATGCCCGCCTGAACCGGCGGCTGTGCCGGGTGATAGAAGCGATGGCAAACGATCCGATGGCGAGCGTTCCCAACGTTTGCGGGGGTGGCTGGGCGGAGACCAAGGCGGCCTACCGGCTGCTGGACAATGCCAGGCTGGATTTTCGGGAGGTGTTGCGGGCCCACAGTGTGCCGACCCTGGAACGGATCCGGCAGCAGTCGCGGGTGCTGTGCCTGCAGGACACCACCGAGCTGGATTATTCCGGGCGGCCGTCGATGGCGGGGTTGGGAAGGCTGAATTACGAGCAGCGTCAGGGGTTGTACCTGCATCCGACACTGGTGATCAGTGAGGCGGGCGTGGCCCTGGGGGTGACCGACTGCTGGCACTGGGCGCGTTTGCCCAAGGGGGAGCCGGACCTGGCCGAAAGCCTGCGTTGGGTGGAAGGTTATGAGCGGGTGGCCGAGATGGCCGCCCTGGCGCCCGAGACCCGGCTGGTGTATGTCGCCGACCGCGAAGGTGACCTTCGGGCCCTGATCGACCGGGCCGAACAGCTGGGCTTTGCCGCCGATTACCTGATCCGGGTGCAGCACGACCGTAAGCTCAACGACCCTCTCGATGGCAAACTGCGGGCCGCGGTCGAAGCCCAGCCGGTGTTGGGGACGATCGCCTTTGACCTGCCGGCCGGCGGCAACCGCCCGGCCCGGCAGGTCACACAAACAATCCGGCTCGCCCGGGTCGAACTGAAGACCCGCAGCGGCCCGGGTCCCCAAGTCACCGTCATCCTGGCCCGGGAAGAGGCGCCCCCCGAAGGCCAGGAAGCGGTCGAATGGTGCCTGATCACCAACGAAAAGATCACCACCCTGGAACAGGCCAGAGCGCGCATCGAATGGTACCGCAAACGCTGGTGGATCGAGGTCTACTTCCGCATCCTCAAAAGCGGCTGCCGCATCGAAGCCCTGCAACTTCGCACCCGGGAACGCCTGGAACGGGCCCTGGTGCTGTATCTGATCGTCGCCTGGCGCATCCTGATGCTGATGACGCTCGGGCGGGAACATCCCGAGTGGTGCTGTGAAGTGGTGTTCTCTGTCGAAGAATGGCAGACCGCCTGGGCCATCCACCATCGCACCCCGCCGCCCGCGACGCCGCCGGATTTGGGCACCATCGTCCGCATCGTGGCCGGCTTTGGCGGCTGGCTGGGGCGCAAGAACGATCCCCCGCCCGGTCCCAAAGCCCTGTGGCAGGGCATGACCAAACTGAGCGCCTACGTGGAGGCCGTGACCGCCATCCGGGCGGCCGAGATCAAGTTCCCTCAGAGAAAACGGATAAGACATTGA
- the queD gene encoding 6-carboxytetrahydropterin synthase QueD gives MSTPIQRNQYLTTGARDVGNRVLYTLKIQAQFCAAHALRDYPGDCRRLHGHNWKVETEVEAKVLNDIGIAIDFKAIKAATRTLADSLDNRFLNDIEPFDRINPSAENLAAWFYRQFENLEWQRRQCQRRHDLGNRHRLRPLQGDRCSTRSLRQAKPGEGGSYVEGKTSLKPSERPDRCKSCPAKAGHQPEPSVAWSRSDPDCEAYTGGL, from the coding sequence ATGTCAACGCCTATCCAAAGAAATCAATATCTTACTACAGGGGCGAGAGATGTGGGTAATAGGGTGCTCTATACCCTGAAAATCCAGGCCCAATTTTGCGCCGCCCATGCCTTGCGCGATTACCCCGGCGATTGCCGCCGCCTGCATGGGCATAACTGGAAAGTCGAAACCGAGGTAGAAGCCAAAGTGCTGAATGACATCGGTATTGCCATCGATTTCAAAGCCATCAAGGCGGCCACCCGGACTTTGGCCGATAGCCTGGATAACCGGTTTTTGAACGACATCGAACCCTTCGACCGCATCAACCCCAGCGCCGAAAACCTGGCGGCCTGGTTTTACCGGCAATTCGAAAATCTTGAATGGCAGCGGCGTCAGTGTCAGCGCCGTCACGATCTGGGAAACCGACACCGCCTGCGTCCGCTACAAGGAGATCGCTGCAGTACCCGTTCATTGCGCCAGGCCAAGCCTGGAGAAGGAGGAAGTTATGTAGAAGGAAAGACATCGCTGAAACCTTCAGAGCGACCTGACAGGTGCAAGTCCTGTCCGGCCAAGGCTGGCCACCAGCCGGAACCGAGTGTTGCGTGGTCGAGGAGCGATCCCGACTGCGAAGCGTACACAGGGGGCCTGTAG
- the ltrA gene encoding group II intron reverse transcriptase/maturase, translating into MGLSEGQMAGTSSQENISTRQRKLVELARIEPKLELTTIAHHIDVVWLEEAWRRTRKDGAAGVDGVTASQYAAALEENLTRLLERFKTGRYRAPAVRRVHLPKPGTGKTRPIGIPTLEDKVLQRAVLMALEPIFEQDFLDCAYGFRPGRSAHQALERLWGGLMAMGGGWVIDLDIQNFFDDVDRDRLRNFLGQRVRDGVICRVIGKWLNAGVMESGQLHYPEQGTPQGGVISPLLANLYLHHVLDLWFEQTVKPRLQGSAFEVRFADDAVLVFEREEDARRVLAVPGKRLAKYGLRLHPDKTRLLDFRKPGRKGQSFQYLGFTHYWGRSGKGRWVVKRKTAQARLSRSLQAINHGCRMHRHWPVADQQAALSRKLKGHYAYYGIVGNSQSLARFLYEVRRRWYKWLSRRNRERMNRDHFGRLYKRYPLPPPRVVHGISRCVATP; encoded by the coding sequence ATGGGGCTTTCGGAGGGGCAGATGGCCGGGACATCGAGCCAGGAAAACATCTCAACACGACAACGGAAGCTAGTGGAACTGGCCCGGATCGAACCGAAGCTGGAACTGACCACGATTGCCCACCACATCGACGTGGTGTGGCTGGAAGAAGCCTGGCGGCGCACCCGCAAGGACGGGGCCGCCGGGGTGGACGGCGTGACTGCATCCCAATACGCAGCCGCCTTAGAGGAGAACCTGACGCGCCTGCTGGAACGGTTCAAGACCGGCCGGTATCGGGCGCCTGCGGTACGGCGCGTCCACCTGCCCAAGCCGGGAACGGGAAAGACCCGCCCGATCGGCATTCCCACGCTGGAAGACAAGGTGCTGCAACGGGCGGTGCTGATGGCGCTGGAACCCATCTTCGAGCAGGACTTTCTCGACTGCGCCTACGGGTTCCGGCCCGGACGCAGTGCCCACCAGGCCCTGGAGAGGCTATGGGGCGGGCTGATGGCCATGGGCGGTGGCTGGGTCATCGACCTGGACATCCAAAACTTCTTCGACGACGTGGACCGGGACCGGCTGCGGAACTTTCTGGGGCAGAGGGTGCGCGACGGCGTGATCTGCCGCGTGATCGGTAAATGGCTGAATGCCGGCGTCATGGAGAGCGGACAGCTTCACTACCCCGAACAAGGGACACCGCAAGGTGGGGTGATCTCCCCGCTGCTGGCCAACCTCTACCTGCATCACGTGCTCGACCTGTGGTTCGAGCAGACGGTCAAACCGCGACTGCAAGGCAGCGCCTTCGAAGTCCGGTTCGCCGACGATGCGGTCCTGGTGTTCGAACGGGAAGAAGACGCCCGGCGGGTATTGGCCGTTCCGGGCAAGCGCCTGGCCAAATACGGCCTGCGCCTGCACCCGGACAAAACCCGCCTGCTCGACTTCAGAAAACCCGGACGGAAAGGCCAGAGCTTCCAATACCTGGGATTCACCCACTACTGGGGACGCTCAGGGAAAGGGCGTTGGGTCGTCAAACGCAAGACCGCCCAAGCCCGGCTCAGCCGCTCCCTGCAGGCGATCAACCACGGGTGCCGGATGCACCGCCACTGGCCGGTTGCAGACCAACAAGCGGCCCTGAGCCGCAAACTCAAGGGGCATTATGCCTACTATGGGATCGTCGGCAACAGCCAATCGCTGGCCCGCTTCCTGTACGAGGTCAGACGGCGCTGGTACAAATGGTTGTCCCGCCGCAACCGGGAACGGATGAACCGGGACCATTTTGGGCGGCTGTACAAACGATACCCACTCCCCCCACCGCGCGTGGTTCACGGAATTTCCCGTTGCGTAGCGACGCCATAG
- the tnpC gene encoding IS66 family transposase produces the protein MERLDLDLSRPPPLPGTVEECHRVIEALWRALGEFQQIQARVEELEEQLALGSDNSSQPPSQDSPKKRAERKGKRPTGRKKGAQVGHPRHERALVPAEAVDEVRHYFPHGRCECGGSVAVRGFRPHQVFDLPEIRYRVVEHRVYEGRCGCCGQKHQGRLPDEVPRGQMGPGLVAWIGLMTGRYHLSLREVEALLEEQWGLRFSLGAISQSQIPLQAWLGPVYNQIGEAVRKALIAHADETRPYRGRSIYWLWALTTDQMAYFLTHYSRGKGAAGELLGDFQGILVTDRHGAYNDHPQDSHQYCWAHLIRNLERIAGRKGQAGEDGERLLRAARLTVHCGKLWQQSHYPSDRYRRRLERLKALFRRELEQAAQRHGDNKTGRSCRKLLDDFPRFWTFPDHPGVPMTNNTAERALRPYVIWRKTSFFSQSHRGDCFRPMILSLVETCKRLKIGVYQTLRTICAQGMAEGEVTFRLPLPEPQPLPVASP, from the coding sequence ATGGAAAGACTTGATCTGGACCTGAGCCGCCCACCTCCCTTGCCCGGGACGGTGGAGGAATGCCACCGGGTGATCGAAGCGCTTTGGCGGGCGCTGGGAGAATTTCAGCAGATCCAGGCGCGAGTGGAAGAACTGGAGGAACAGTTGGCCTTGGGGTCCGACAATTCCTCCCAACCACCTTCCCAGGACAGCCCGAAGAAGCGCGCCGAGCGCAAGGGCAAGCGACCGACGGGACGCAAGAAAGGGGCGCAGGTGGGACATCCCAGGCACGAGCGGGCTCTGGTTCCGGCAGAAGCAGTGGACGAGGTCCGGCATTACTTTCCCCATGGCCGCTGTGAGTGCGGTGGGTCGGTGGCGGTGCGGGGATTCCGTCCCCATCAGGTGTTCGACCTGCCCGAGATTCGTTACCGGGTGGTCGAACACCGGGTGTATGAAGGCCGCTGTGGGTGTTGTGGTCAGAAGCACCAGGGGCGGCTACCGGATGAGGTGCCCCGCGGCCAGATGGGACCTGGGCTGGTGGCGTGGATTGGCTTGATGACGGGGCGCTATCACCTGTCGCTGCGGGAAGTCGAAGCGCTGCTGGAAGAACAATGGGGTCTGAGATTCAGCCTGGGGGCGATCAGCCAGAGCCAGATCCCGCTGCAGGCGTGGCTGGGTCCGGTCTACAACCAGATTGGCGAAGCGGTCAGAAAAGCGCTGATCGCCCATGCCGACGAGACCCGCCCCTACCGGGGCCGCAGCATCTATTGGCTGTGGGCGCTGACGACCGATCAGATGGCGTATTTCCTGACCCATTATTCCCGCGGCAAGGGTGCGGCCGGTGAGCTGTTGGGGGATTTCCAGGGAATCCTGGTGACCGACCGCCACGGGGCCTACAACGACCATCCCCAGGACTCACACCAATACTGCTGGGCGCATCTCATCCGCAACCTGGAACGGATCGCCGGGCGCAAGGGACAGGCCGGCGAAGATGGCGAACGCCTGCTCCGGGCCGCCCGCCTGACGGTTCACTGCGGCAAGCTCTGGCAACAGAGCCATTACCCATCCGACCGCTACCGAAGGCGATTGGAACGCCTCAAAGCCCTCTTCCGGCGCGAACTGGAACAGGCCGCCCAAAGACATGGCGACAACAAAACCGGTCGCAGCTGCCGCAAGTTGTTGGACGATTTTCCCAGGTTCTGGACCTTCCCGGACCATCCCGGGGTACCGATGACCAACAACACGGCAGAGCGTGCCCTACGCCCCTATGTCATCTGGCGCAAGACCAGTTTCTTCAGCCAGTCGCATCGCGGTGACTGCTTCCGACCCATGATCCTGTCGCTGGTCGAAACCTGCAAGCGCCTCAAGATCGGCGTCTATCAGACCCTGCGGACCATCTGCGCCCAGGGCATGGCAGAGGGCGAGGTCACCTTCCGCCTGCCCCTGCCGGAACCTCAACCACTTCCAGTGGCAAGCCCGTGA
- the folE2 gene encoding GTP cyclohydrolase FolE2, translating to MNNCVIEDIQGRADSRRIAIDKVGIKDILHPVRVQDKCGGEQHTVARFDMTVNLPHDFKGTHMSRFVEILNSHDREISIASFPIMLQEMLQRLEAESGYIDMRFPYFVEKAAPVSGVRSLLDYQVSFIGEIDAQGCRTKVKIVVPVTSLCPCSKEISERGAHNQRSHVTVTIATREFIWLEELIALVESEASSPIYGLLKRPDEKYVTEYAYDHPKFVEDMVRDVAARLEAEPRITAYIVESENFESIHNHSAYALIERVK from the coding sequence ATGAACAATTGTGTTATCGAAGACATCCAAGGTCGCGCCGACAGTCGCCGCATCGCCATCGACAAAGTCGGCATCAAGGACATCCTGCATCCGGTGCGGGTACAGGATAAATGCGGCGGCGAGCAACATACCGTGGCCCGCTTCGACATGACCGTGAATCTGCCGCACGACTTCAAGGGCACTCACATGTCGCGTTTCGTCGAGATTTTGAATAGCCACGACCGCGAAATCAGCATCGCCTCGTTCCCGATCATGTTGCAAGAAATGCTGCAGCGGTTGGAAGCCGAATCCGGCTACATCGACATGCGCTTTCCGTATTTTGTCGAAAAAGCCGCGCCGGTCAGCGGCGTGCGCAGTCTGCTGGATTATCAGGTCAGCTTCATCGGCGAAATCGACGCCCAAGGCTGCCGCACCAAAGTCAAAATCGTGGTGCCGGTGACCAGCCTGTGCCCGTGTTCCAAGGAAATCTCCGAGCGCGGCGCTCACAACCAGCGCTCGCACGTGACCGTGACAATTGCGACCAGGGAATTCATCTGGCTGGAAGAATTGATTGCGCTGGTCGAGTCCGAGGCTTCGTCGCCCATCTATGGCTTGCTGAAGCGTCCCGACGAAAAATACGTGACCGAATACGCTTACGACCACCCCAAATTCGTCGAAGACATGGTTCGCGACGTGGCCGCCCGACTGGAAGCTGAACCTCGCATCACGGCTTACATCGTGGAATCCGAGAACTTCGAGTCGATTCACAATCATTCGGCGTATGCCTTGATCGAGCGGGTGAAATGA
- the hisI gene encoding phosphoribosyl-AMP cyclohydrolase encodes MNLFKHAETLAVGDSLSWEAVLAELPFNADGLLPAIAQQVDSGEVLMLAWMNRAAILETLSSGRVCYWSRSRQRLWRKGETSGHYQTLKELRIDCDGDTLLLLVDQQGPACHTGRRSCFYHTVQGDRVVMNSAPQNTA; translated from the coding sequence ATGAATCTGTTCAAACATGCGGAAACCCTGGCCGTTGGTGACAGCCTGTCCTGGGAAGCCGTCTTGGCTGAGCTACCCTTCAACGCCGACGGCCTGTTACCGGCCATTGCCCAGCAAGTCGACAGCGGAGAAGTATTGATGCTGGCTTGGATGAACCGCGCCGCCATCCTGGAAACCCTGAGTAGCGGCCGGGTGTGCTATTGGTCGCGTTCGCGGCAACGCTTATGGCGCAAAGGCGAGACGTCCGGGCATTATCAAACGCTGAAAGAACTGCGCATCGATTGCGACGGCGACACCTTGTTGCTGCTGGTCGATCAGCAAGGGCCAGCCTGTCACACCGGGCGCCGCAGCTGTTTCTATCATACGGTGCAGGGTGATCGCGTGGTTATGAACAGCGCACCGCAGAACACCGCTTAA
- a CDS encoding CobW family GTP-binding protein has translation MNTAPKLNYPVPVTILTGFLGAGKTTLLNRILTEHHGRRIAVIENEFGETGIDNELLVQADEQIVTMNNGCICCTVRGDLVRILGELSERRENGDVHFERVIIETTGLADPAPVAQTFFIEQDIAENYKLDAIVTVVDAVHAHQQLQEHHEAQEQVGFADRILLSKTDLQEAEVVADLETRLRAMNPRAPIKRVHFGATELHDILDIDGFNLDDILKIEPDFLEDVSHEHEDDIHPITHISRPCSKILISLDRR, from the coding sequence ATGAATACCGCCCCAAAACTCAACTACCCGGTGCCAGTCACCATCCTGACCGGCTTTCTAGGCGCTGGTAAAACCACGTTACTGAACCGCATTCTCACCGAACATCACGGTCGGCGCATTGCGGTGATCGAAAACGAATTCGGCGAAACCGGTATCGACAACGAGTTGCTGGTGCAAGCCGACGAGCAAATCGTCACCATGAACAACGGTTGTATCTGTTGCACGGTACGCGGCGATCTGGTACGCATCCTGGGCGAATTGTCCGAGCGCCGAGAAAACGGCGACGTGCATTTCGAGCGGGTGATCATCGAAACCACCGGTCTGGCCGATCCGGCGCCGGTGGCGCAAACCTTTTTCATCGAGCAGGACATCGCCGAAAACTACAAACTGGATGCCATTGTCACCGTGGTTGATGCGGTGCATGCCCATCAACAACTGCAAGAACACCACGAAGCGCAAGAACAAGTCGGCTTCGCTGATCGGATTTTGTTGTCAAAAACCGATTTGCAGGAAGCCGAAGTGGTCGCCGATCTGGAAACCCGCTTGCGAGCGATGAACCCAAGAGCGCCGATCAAACGCGTACATTTCGGCGCCACCGAGTTGCACGACATCCTGGACATCGACGGCTTCAATCTGGACGACATCCTGAAAATCGAACCGGACTTTCTAGAAGATGTCAGCCACGAACACGAGGACGACATCCACCCTATTACCCACATCTCTCGCCCCTGCAGTAAGATATTGATTTCTTTGGATAGGCGTTGA
- a CDS encoding IS4 family transposase: MGDARLNRRLCRVIEAMANDPMASVPNVCGGGWAETKAAYRLLDNARLDFREVLRAHSVPTLERIRQQSRVLCLQDTTELDYSGWPSMAGLGRLNYEQRQGLYLHPTLVISEAGVALGVTDCWHWARLPKGEPDLAESLRWVEGYERVAEMAALAPETRLVYVADREGDLRALIDRAEQLGFAADYLIRVQHDRKLNDPLDGKLRAAVEAQPVLGTIAFDLPAGGNRPARQVTQTIRLARVELKTRSGPGPQVTVILAREEAPPEGQEAVEWCLITNEEITTLEQARARIEWYRKRWWIEVYFRILKSGCRIEALQLRTRERLERALVLYLIVAWRILMLMTLGREHPEWCCEVVFSVEEWQTAWAIHHRTPPPATPPDLGTIVRIVAGFGGWLGRKNDPPPGPKALWQGMTKLSAYVEAVTAIRAAEIKFPQRKRIRH, translated from the coding sequence CTGGGCGATGCCCGCCTGAACCGGCGGCTGTGCCGGGTGATAGAAGCGATGGCAAACGATCCGATGGCGAGCGTTCCCAACGTTTGCGGGGGTGGCTGGGCGGAGACCAAGGCGGCCTACCGGCTGCTGGACAATGCCAGGCTGGATTTTCGGGAGGTGTTGCGGGCCCACAGTGTGCCGACCCTGGAACGGATCCGGCAGCAGTCGCGGGTGCTGTGCCTGCAGGACACCACCGAGCTGGATTATTCCGGGTGGCCGTCGATGGCGGGGTTGGGAAGGCTGAATTACGAGCAGCGTCAGGGGTTGTACCTGCATCCGACACTGGTGATCAGTGAGGCGGGCGTGGCCCTGGGGGTGACCGACTGCTGGCACTGGGCGCGTTTGCCCAAGGGGGAGCCGGACCTGGCCGAAAGCCTGCGTTGGGTGGAAGGTTATGAGCGGGTGGCCGAGATGGCCGCCCTGGCGCCCGAGACCCGGCTGGTGTATGTCGCCGACCGCGAAGGTGACCTTCGGGCCCTGATCGACCGGGCCGAACAGCTGGGCTTTGCCGCCGATTACCTGATCCGGGTGCAGCACGACCGTAAGCTCAATGACCCCCTCGATGGCAAACTGCGGGCCGCGGTCGAAGCCCAGCCGGTGTTGGGGACGATCGCCTTTGACCTGCCGGCCGGCGGCAACCGCCCGGCCCGGCAGGTCACACAAACAATCCGGCTCGCCCGGGTCGAACTGAAGACCCGAAGCGGCCCGGGTCCCCAAGTCACCGTCATCCTGGCCCGGGAAGAGGCGCCCCCCGAAGGCCAGGAAGCGGTCGAATGGTGCCTGATCACCAACGAAGAAATCACCACCCTGGAACAGGCCAGAGCGCGCATCGAATGGTACCGCAAACGGTGGTGGATCGAGGTCTACTTCCGCATCCTCAAAAGCGGCTGCCGCATCGAAGCCCTGCAACTTCGCACCCGGGAACGCCTGGAACGGGCCCTGGTGCTGTATCTGATCGTCGCCTGGCGCATCCTGATGCTGATGACGCTCGGGCGGGAACATCCCGAGTGGTGCTGTGAAGTGGTGTTCTCTGTCGAAGAATGGCAGACCGCCTGGGCCATCCACCATCGCACCCCGCCGCCCGCGACGCCGCCGGATTTGGGCACCATCGTCCGCATCGTGGCCGGCTTTGGCGGCTGGCTGGGGCGCAAGAACGATCCCCCGCCCGGTCCCAAAGCCCTGTGGCAGGGCATGACCAAACTGAGCGCCTACGTGGAGGCCGTGACCGCCATCCGGGCGGCCGAGATCAAGTTCCCTCAGAGAAAACGGATAAGACATTGA